Below is a genomic region from Miscanthus floridulus cultivar M001 chromosome 1, ASM1932011v1, whole genome shotgun sequence.
CAATGGCACGGACTGCCCAGcgacgaagccacctgggagctCCTCGACGACTTCAAAGGCCTCTAGCCCGACTTTTAGCTCGAGGGCGAGCTGTTTgcgcaggcggggagagatgttatgaccggtgtCTATTATAATAGGCGCAGGCCCATTAGTGGCTAGAGGAGGACGCCGGCTATAGGGGCTAAGAgcccatattattattatttgctaTTTATGGTATTTATTCCTTAATTataggatcctagagaggataaGTACTCTGTAAACAACTGAGATTGGAATTAAGCAGAAGCAACATATTTGTTGCCGGCTTCCCTTGGGAGCCCTAGCcgcacctcctcttcctccttgcgCCATGATCACCACGGTGCCAACCCGCCACCGTTTCCCTAAGCCTCGCCCTCCGCTCTTCCACCCCTATAACCTACGCAGCAACTCCGGTAGGGCATCAAGTCCTATCAGGAACTTTCTTATTGAATATTATTTGATTACTATATTTGAGCTTTGCAGGTTCGTCTTGTAATTGAGAAAGATACAAGTAAACCTAGAGGATATGCATTCATAGAGTATGTGCACACACGTGACATGAAAAGTaagcttctcttttttttttgttgcaaatTTCCCATTTGGTTTATTTTTTACTCTCCTTATAACTTACATTTTCTCTGCTAACTTGGGTTCTACCAGATGCTTACAAGCAAGCAGATGGGAGAAAAGTGGACAACAAGAGGGTATTAGTTGATGTTGAGCGTGGTAGAACTGTTCCAAATTGGCGTCCCAGGAGATTGGGTGGTGGGTTGGGATCAAGCAGGATAGGTGGTGCTGATGCTGACAAAATGGATTCCACTAGGTACATCTGTTTTCTCATTTTGATCACCTGTAAAAAGTTATTGCTTTTAGAAAGAGGCACTGAGTCAAACTTATCACTAATGCTTGtatgtgtttgctttgcttctacatGTTTTTGTTCCTTTTGTCTTTGATATGCTTTTCTGTATGAAGCCTTCTGTACCATCTGATACTTTAACACGTCATTGTTGATGTTGAAAGTTGCTACATTTATGTTAACACTTGTGCATATCTTATTATCAGGGAGCAACAGCATGGTGGACGCCCTAGATCAGAAGAGCCTAGGAGGGATGATCGTCGTGCCGATAGGTAAGCCATACCAAATTAAGGGGATTGTTGCATTGATGTCATAGTTTTGATGCTTATTAATTGCTTCTTTCTGCAATTATTTTCGCTCAAAGGGATCGTGAAAAATCTCGTGAAAGGGTACGTGAAAGAGACCGTGAGGAGAGGACCCATGAGCGTTCGCATGACAGGACTCGTGATAGAGATTCACGAGATGAGAAGCATCACCATAGAGACCGTGAGAGGACTCGGGACAGGGAGAGAGGAAAGGACCGCGAAAGAGACCATGGCCGTGACAGGGACAGGGATCGTGGTCGGGACTATGATAGAGAAAGGGACCACGCTCGCTCTCATGATCGCCATCGTGAGAGAGGCAGGGACCGTGGTGAAAGAGATTATGAGCGCACCAGTCATGAACGCGACCGTGGTCACATGCATGAGAGGGATGCAGACTATGGCAATGGTGGGACAAAGCATGACAAAAATTTGTCTAGTTATGGGCAGGATTATGGCTATGGTCAGTATGAGCAACACAAAGGTCATGACGCATATGGTTATGGTCAAGATGGACGTGGGCATGAAACTGAACACTCAAAGCGGCATGAGCTCGAGTATTATCGTGTTGACTCGTATGGTAAAATGGAAGCCAACTATCAGATGCAGCCAAACAATGCTGAACCAGAAGGCCCTGAGGAAGGTGAGGCATATGAGGAAGGCGACAACTAGTATCACCGGGCTGGTGAATCACATGAATGAAGCTTGATTGCAGCGTTGAGATTTGCCTGCAGCTTTATACTGATACAATACAATGAGGATTTCAAAGTTGGTTCTTTGTTTGAATGAGTTTCAGCTGCATAGTGCCTGTCAGTTATGTTCTTCCATGTTGGGAAATTCTCAAAAGAAAGCAAAAGCATGCCCAACTGCGTGGATTTTGGAATTTGAAGCCACAGCTGCCAATTTCTTGTGGAATAAGATGTTAGTATAATCTGGTTGTGGAGATTCGTATCATTTGCCCTCATCCTTGTACCCTTCTGTTATCTGTTAAAAAGTTTTGTATGACAGATCCTTTAAATTATTTATTCCAACTTTTCGCAGAACTTCAGAGATGATGTTCCATTTCGTCTTCTAACAAAATGGCACATAATGTATCAGTCATAGGGGTAGCTCAGGGCATGTACAgtccgttttttttttttgctgacaCGTGCGCCAAAGAAAAGTTAATAACAATTGCTGCAACCTCGCAATAGCCGCGAGGGAGTTTGTGGGCAGATGCGGCGGCCCTCATAACGCCGCTTGCTTCTGCGGGCTTCGCAACAGCCCGCGTAGCGCCGCGTACTTTGTGAGTCGCGACCAGAACACCGCGCTGTGCATCACTGAGACGCGACCGCAAACCCAACCCATCCATGGACCATGGTTGATGACGACCCCCAGGCGGGGacgaacaagacgaggcttctgcCACCATGGCGTGCATCTATGCCGGCACGCAGGGGCGAAGCCAGGAAAAATGGCTGTCAGGGTTGATATCCGAGCCTTAACTTATAGGCTGTGATAATATAATACCATACATAACATAAACTAATATGATAATAATTGCATATTGTGATAAAATAAGCTTTTAAAAATTACAACAGTAGTTACCTCTTACAGTGTCCCCCAACGACTACGATCCTCCAATTTTGTGAAAGCGAACTATCACATCGTTAATTGGAATTGTAGCAAAAAATCCTTGTTCTACGAAGCATATGATACAATCATTCATAGATCCATCTCCAATACGATTTCTCAGTATTGTCTTCACAATTTTCATTGCCGAAAAGCATCTATCCGCGAAGTGCGCTGAATAGTACAGTTAGTCTTTGCTACAGGGATATCTCCATCTCTTCTTGCTCTTGAAGTGTCAACATTATTATTCTCATCATCAGTGGCCGGTGGTAATTTCCTTTTAAAGAATCCTTCCAATTTGCTCTGATTGCCTATCAAATTAGTCATATCATAAAAAAAGCACAGTAGATACTAATGTGCAAGCCGTACTAAACTAGTAAATTAGCATAGATTAGATACCTGGCATCTTGGCCTGAAAGTCTGAAACTCTGAATGAAAGAGCACGTTCTTTAATGGAACGCAACTACGCAAGGAGACAAGGAACATGGAGGCCACGAACTCAGGAAGCTTTTGTCGGCGGCGGCTGCCCGCTGGGATTTGCGGTTGTGGCTCACGGTCACGGCCAATCGGCAATAGCCCCCGCAGACGATGTGAGATGCGAGACTACGAAAGATGAAAAGGGTGCGGGCGTGCGCCGTGCCGCCAGGCTGTAGCGGAGTACGGAAGCAAGCCAACGTTTGGCATTCTAGGCCTCGTTCGTTCGAAGGAATTTTGGAAGAATCTGGATGAATTtgaagaaatttgtgagagaaaaacactgtttcgaataAAAAAAGAAGCAGATCAAGCTGGTTTTAAGGGCACGTGAACAGGCCCCTAATATGGACCTGCAACTGCTGCTAATGGGCTGAAGAGATACTGAGACAGTTAGACGTGCTAATGGGCTGCAGGCCTGCCGGGGTCGTACCTATTTTTCACCGGGGTCTCAGCCGGCAAAAAATCACGGGGTACAGGGACGACCGTGAAGTCGTCGGTGTCGGACGACCCCGTTGAGTGAATGTAGCTTCGCCACTGCTGGCACGAGCTCCCTCTCCTCGTACCTCGTGCTCCGCGCTCCGCTCCAGACCCACTCCCCGATCCTGAGCATGTCCATCGCCAGCCTCTCCTCGATGAACTGGTTGAACACCAGCGGCCACATCAGCATCGGCACGCCGGCGGCCGCCGCCTCCGGCAGCGAGCTCTCGACCGACAGTGCGTGAGGAACAAGCCCACCGCTGGATGGGAGTGAGACGGGTCCGATGAAATAGCCGCGCTTCATGGATCCGACACGCTCGCGCGTGGCTCGCAGTACTCTTCCTCCAGGTCTGCGAACGTTGCGGCGCCATTGGTCGTTGGACTACGGGACGTGCGGGTTTGCGGATATAGATGTCCATGTAGCCCGTGGACCGACAGCCCGGCACGAAGTCCATTTTTTAGCCTGACACGAGCATGGCATGAACCTGTGGTGAGCGGgctcgggctggcacggcccgaagGAGCAGGGCGTGCCTGGGCCGCACCCCAGGCACGTGGGCTGACACGGCACGGCCCGTTATTTTGTTATAGCCCGACAAAAGgcccgatatatatatatatatatatatatatatatatatatatatatatatatatatatatatataatcaattaAACCCTAATCCCAAACTCCCTATTCCATCCCAACGCCACCGCGCAGCCCCTTCTCCCCCGACTTCTCTGTCTTCTCGTCCTCACGCTCGACGCGTACGTGCGCGGGAGTGAAGCCCCGACTCCTCTCGCTCCCTTGCTCGACGCAAGGTGGCCCAGCCCCGAGCTCCGCTTGCCGACGTGGTGCGTGGTGCGCTGCCCCAGTGATGACACTCCGCCGCGGGTTCCTCTCCTTCCATCCCTCCGTGAGGCCGTGCCATGGGTGCGAGCGCGACGTGCTCGAGCTCTGccacgccggccgccgccgcctcgagcTCCTGCTTCCTCACAGCCCGCCGAATCCTCCCAATCCCCTTCTCTTCTCGTTGGATCCGGCGTCGAGCGTCGCCACCGCCTCCCACCTCTCTCAGGTCTCTGGCTCTGTGGTGGGCTACGCGCTGGCCCGACAATCTGGATGTGCCGTGCTCgacgggctggcacggcctgaAAATCGGTCTATAGAGTCGTGCCTGGGCCGATGGCCAGGCACGAAGCCTTCTCCGGCACGGCCCGGGAGGCACGACGTGCCGTGTCAGCCCGACCCCCATCGGGCCGTGCACGGCACGGAcccgtgccgtgccgggccgTCCCGGCCCGATGGACATATATATTTGCGGGACGCTGCGGCGCCGTTGGACTACGTGGACAAGCCACATCGACCCGCTCCGGTCTCGCGGGTTTGCGGCACGGGTTTACGCGGGATTGCGGCGCGGGTAGTCCAGCGGGTTAGCGGCACGGCCCGCGCCATTTGCAACCGTATTCCCTACACCCTAGCACATAGGTCTCATCAATAAAATATACTCTAGGTTTCATCAATAAAATATATTCTTGATGTTTTGTTGGATTAATACATTGTTTCTACTATATATCTAAGTGAAAACCTATGTATGTATTTATAAAAGCCAGAATATCTAGTAGTCACCCTATCCAGCCTCCTAAACTCAAATGTGACGGTTCGGGTAAAAAAAATATAGCTGTGCTAGTCTACTCTAGCCCTCAAATTAGGGAGTCGTCAAATCTTACCCTACTCCTATTCCATCCGGCTCATACTTGTTGGGGTTGTTTCTCACTTGCCGTGGCACCCCTTTCCAGCTAGATCTGGCTATACGACCTCTCCTCTCGGGCAAGGGTGAGGTCCTGACGAGGTGGTGTCTCCTCGTGTGACCTTGACCATCATGCAGCCTCTCCTCTCGAGGTCTTGTCACGATAGGCGACGAGATCTGATTGGGTCCCCGATATGCGGTCTCTGCTCTTGCGCCTCTCCCTTCACCAGTGCGACGGGCAAGATCCGTCTagcggtctgttcgctggttggtttctgggctggctggtgctgatttgttgtgagaggaaaacactgttggctggctggtttgggctggctgaaaccaacaagcgaacaggctgtagatCTCCGTGCAGCCTCTTCTTCCACCGGCACGACACATGGGCGAGATATGGGCGGGTCCCATCCTCGTCGCGACGAGCGAGATGACCGGTGGGTCCCATGTGTAATTATATTTAAGATGAATTTCAGAGCTTTTACTAGAGTAGAcgtaaaaaaaaaacatgacGGCAAATTCAACTGAAAAGTAGATGCATTGTTTTGAGGGCGGCTTGTGTAGTTACTCTTTATCAAGGGAGTAGAATCTACCTTGTCTCCAACTTGGTACCACCTACTTGGGTTTGGGTCTATATTATCAGATGGATACTAGTTACACCATATTTGTTTTTGTATTTTTCCTTTGAAGTCGGTGTTGGATAATAATATCTATTACCACCTAAAAAGAGTGAGGGGGTTTCCTGCACAGGATTTTGGTGTGCGCGCTCCTTCGAAGTCTGCCCGCAATTACGTAAGTCTCCGGCTCAGGTTCGCGTTCGATTTCCTCTGTGATTTGGAAAACGCAAGCCGCTTGCCGAGCGCTCGCCCCCCTCCGGACATCCATGTCGCTGGCCGGATCCGCCCGCTCGTAGCCGGAGCTCCTCCCGCTGGAGTTCCATGCCGCCCACTCGCCCGTAGCTCCACCGGTCCGGAGTTGCATGCCGCCTGCCCACAGCTCCTCGAGCCAGTCTCACACGCCCGGGCCACCCCTCACCTCCGCGCGAGCCACCGGCGGGCCTCTCTGCTCGACCCTCTCAGCAGTGCCCCCCCCCCTTGCGCGAGCCACCCCTCTCCCTCCTCGCTTTGACCTCCTCCCCCTCGCCTGGGCACGGCAAGCACGACCGGATCTGGGAGCTGCTGCGTGGATTTGAACAAGAAGGACCGAGATGCAAATAGAAACCTTTATCTAGGTCCAGTTGCAAGATTCAAGACTCATCGGAATAGTAGTAAATAGTGCAAAGCAGTTTGAGAGAAGTCAAAGGTTCCAGGTGCAAAATGACTAGCAAGAAATAATCGAAACAGCCAAACGCCCGGCTTAGATTCTACCTATCGTGACTTATCAGATAATCCTGCTCAGCTTATAACCGAGACCGAGATGAGCTGAACCAGGGCCTCAAACAAATAAGGATCGGTCTCCTCTCCTCGGCTCCTCTGTGTTAAAAAAATCGCCTCGCTCCGCACGCTCGCCCCCGCCGCATCCACCCCAAAATACAAATTGTTTTTTCGACACAGATTCGTTCCATGGCAACTATGCTTTGCCCAAGCATGACCAGCGCAGCGCCATGGAGACAGCCGACTACTACTCTGCTTTGCCTGGCGCCGGGACGATGGGTACGGTGTCTACTACGTTGACAACAGCAAGAGCTACTTCAGCGAGGACATCACCTCGGCTTGGTCGCCAACCTCACTGGCACGCCGTCCGCGGAGGCGCTCCACCTCGACGTCACCTCCGATGCCAGCGTCGGCGCCACTGTTCACGACGTGCTGGCGCGGCTTGACAAGGAAGGCCACGAATGCCAGCGTCTTTGCCAGGCACGTGGCGCGCAAGGCCGTGACTCGGTCACGGACGTCGATGGCCATCACGCGGCAGCCGAGAGCCGTGAAGGCATGTCAGCACTCGTACCAGATCCAGCCCTTGGCGCACACCGTGATGATCACTACTGGCTGCTTGCTGTCCTGCTGCTACTAGCCCACGTTGTCGCCCGTCAAcatggggtggggtggggtgcgaGAGGCATAGGAGCCATGGCAAAGTGCAAGTTTCGACTTGGAGCATGTCACTAAAGAGGAGAGTAAGAGCCAGTTTGGTGCGGCTCTTGGTGCTCCGGCTCCTACTCCTAAGGCACTGCACAACACTGTTTTTACTGTAGCATGACAAAAAATGGCTCCAGCTCCTCCAAAAATGAACTAGAAAGAAGAGGAGCCAGAAGAGCAGCACATTTGGAGCTtctcccggctccgccacaataGCGCTAcagtgccggagccggagccggagccggagccggagccgggagAAGCCCCTCCAAACGGGCTCTAATTTAGTTCTGAAAGTTGCATTACTTGATTGCGCGAAAGGTTTCAATAAAGGCCATTGATATATGCCAGAGAAGGATGGAATGATCAAATTGTGTTATTAAAAGTATCGTGCATTATAAACAATGATTTGAAATAGAATTCAAATTCTATTTTTtccgtgcaacgcacgggcatttatCTAGTGAATGTATATTTGTCTCGGTCACAAATACAAATATGGAATACGGGACAAGTTGGATCCGGACAGTATTACTCGCGAATATTTCTTCGGaagtgctagcgcccggacgtccggacgcccGCGTGAACACTCTGTTTAGTGCTCCACGTGGGGCCCGTGCCGCCTGAGCGACAGGAGGGAAAGGGCGTGTGGCGCCTCTGATTCAGAAGGACCGGCTGCGGCGTCGTATGGATGCCCTACCGTCGCCGGGAGAGACGATGCAGCAGAAGGTGGGGAGGAGAGATACAACATCCGAActagttttgaaacatccaaatacaacagttgcaacatatgtctgaaggtagttgaaacacttgaaacatgcttctgaaacacttgaaaaaacacctgaaaaatacttgaaaaccattgcaaccatacacaaacatccaaataaaacatatGCAGCgtatgtatgaaacatatgcaacatccaaataacttgcaacatgcgtccgaaaaacacagatgaaacatacctttgaaacatctaaaacactcaaaacatacgcttgcaacatgcctctgaaacaattgcaacatcctCCGATCTACTTTgccaacatccatatgaaacaaatgtaacatacatctgaaacgtctgaaacacttgaaacatacatatacaACATAGGGGGGGAGAAGGCTGGTCGATCGATTCCGGCCGCCGGGTTGGGGGGAGCTCGATCTCTAGGGTGGGAGAGGGCGTCGCCGGGTGTGGAGAGGGCGCCGCGGCGGAGTGGGGCAGAGACGCCCACTCCCCTGCAACACCGCCATGCATCTCCAtggatctcgctcgtgctccataGATCTCGCCAAGGTGGGTGAAAGGGCCACCAGATCCGCAGGCGCTAGGCGCTCTTGGTGGGTGAGGACGCTGGGGTGGGCGGAGTTGCCGCCGGGGTGGGGGAAGGTGCCACTGGGGTGGGGGAAGTTGCCGCCAGGGTGGAAGAGGAGGCCGccagggtgggggaggaggacgccggggtgggagaacgcgccgccgccggccagggaGGCAACCATGGCCGCGCGTCGGGGTAGGCGCGGGGCGCGAGCGCGGAAGGGAGGACGGAGGAAGCGAGGGACTAGGTGCGGGAGCGAGTGGAGTGAAGCGTATGTCCATTCTGGACGTCTTAATTGGAGCATTACCGATGTTTCTTCAAATATAGTGAGTAAAGGTAATAACAGTATGCATTACATGTTCTCAATCTGTAAGACACTTTAGTCAAATATAAAAAAGTTATAAATTACATGTCTAAATTTTAGCTAAATGGCTCAAATTGTTCTCAATTTTCAAACTTTTGCAAAAAAGTGTATTAACAGCCCATTTGTATTTTCTTTGTTTACTTTGAGAGCACTaaaattttttagtgaagttgaaTTTAAACTTAGGTTAGACTTTGTACGCACGCACATACGCACACATGCACGCACGCACTTTAGAAAAGATAATCAAATCTACTTCATTTACCTTTTTTGAGCTAAAATTTATCTTTGATTTGCAATCTACTTCCAATGGATATACAATATAACTATCCGAAACTAATATCTGacttagctatccaaataatctgaTCGGATATCCAATATTTGATGGATACCGGCTCGTTTCGTGTCAGATATCGAAAAACCTATCTGAATCCATATATTCAATATCTGAAAAAACCTATCCAAATCCATATTCAATATTCGAGAAAATACCCAGATAACCAAATCACTATATGACACTCGGTTGATTGGATTGGATAGTTAGAAAATATACGTACCATTTAAACTCGGCACCTACTGCTTGCTCCCTTTTTTGCATGATGACCAAATACACCTATATATATGTATGGTATATGACTATATGACCAGGTGTACCTATGTGACAGGAAAATGTTCAATGTAAACTTCTATTTAGTGGAAACATGAAAACCCTATAAAAATaggtagttttttttttaacaaaCTTTAAACAATGCACATCCATAGTGCATATTTTGTCTTCTAGTGAAAATGAATATAAATTTTGCTATTTTTGTATAAATTTATACACAACAAGTTACCATCTCGACTTGTGTGGACAAGGTACATCTATAGATGTACTAT
It encodes:
- the LOC136538977 gene encoding U1 small nuclear ribonucleoprotein 70 kDa-like encodes the protein MGDYGHGGGQMRGNPDSRPRGQGQRPNAQQLKLMGQIHPTGLTPNLLKLFEPRPPVEYKPPLEKRKLPAYTGMAQFVSHFAGREDPEYAPPVPKCESRAEKKARIRNNKLEQGAVKVAEELQKYDPQSDPNATGDPYKTLFVARLNYETSEQRIKREFEGYGPIKRVRLVIEKDTSKPRGYAFIEYVHTRDMKNAYKQADGRKVDNKRVLVDVERGRTVPNWRPRRLGGGLGSSRIGGADADKMDSTREQQHGGRPRSEEPRRDDRRADRDREKSRERVRERDREERTHERSHDRTRDRDSRDEKHHHRDRERTRDRERGKDRERDHGRDRDRDRGRDYDRERDHARSHDRHRERGRDRGERDYERTSHERDRGHMHERDADYGNGGTKHDKNLSSYGQDYGYGQYEQHKGHDAYGYGQDGRGHETEHSKRHELEYYRVDSYGKMEANYQMQPNNAEPEGPEEGEAYEEGDN